A single window of Nicotiana sylvestris chromosome 5, ASM39365v2, whole genome shotgun sequence DNA harbors:
- the LOC138869705 gene encoding uncharacterized protein: MLARKTVASRALRKALNKRLKASQVKESQAPNSDSSSESESYQSATEGGGHGSSDSKKIQESPSEVSSYVIENLETRFVLVGLIRDVELPGIRRSGGKKNFEKKEREGSCGEERGIGKGVVPAICGVEHERVEESGMKSGGSGSGEAVEGLVHLSTQRDEPVPSTEETLADLLKKVGASYDPKKRKTPTTKAPNVLKPSKKRKSSSPTPTASSLPRGRATRSKIKQSEADLQRALEESKKKRKDKGKGKIAETSEAVEEEEMELVHQERGTTLEVPTPKPKKPKTSSKKSSSVPVTDEPTLAKRTRSAVKTKQSNVSDDDDWRMMRLVDALAAQGWKDMVLQMDGRLARNELIEFMANVVVKDGVVSSLVKGVQVQFDAKELGEILDIPSEGFDDYTRKSKVRTLVQEYTTKDTEIARLKAHVVKVETERDGLKTELAKEKEKNDGILQNMLNLLQTQTQPSSSTKP; this comes from the exons atgcttgctcgaaagaCTGTAGCATCTAGGGCTCTGAGGAAGGCTTTAAATAAAAGGTTGAAAGCAAGCCAAGTAAAAGAAAGCCAAGCTCCAAATTCTGACTCCAGCTCTGAGTCTGAATCCTATCAATCCGCTACTGAGGGGGGAGgacatgggtcttctgactctaAAAAGATTCAAGAATCTCCTTCTGAGGTAAGTTCATATGTGATTGAAAATCTAgagactaggtttgttctggttggacTAATTAGGGATGTTGAATTGCCTGGGATAcgtaggagtggaggtaaaaagaattttgaaaaaaaagagagagagggttcatgtggtgaagagaggggaatTGGGAAAGGTGTAGTGCCTGCTATCTGTGGGGTTGAACATGAAAGGGTAGAagagagtggcatgaagtcagggggaagtggttctggggaagCTGTTGAAGGGTTGGTTCATCTGAGCACACAGAGAGATGAACCTGTTCcatctactgaagagaccctagctgatctactgaaaaaggttggggcaagctatgacccaaagaaacgcaAAACTCCCACAACAAAAGCCCCAAATGTTCTTAAGccctccaagaaaagaaagtCTTCATCCCCAACACCTACTGCCTCCTCATTGCCAAGgggtagagccacaagaagcaagataaaacaaagtgaagctgatctacaaagggccttagaagaaagtaagaaaaagagaaaggataAAGGGAAGGGAAAGATTGCAGAAACCTCAGAGGCTGTTGAGGAAGaagagatggaactggtccatcaagaaaggggtacaacattggaggttcctacacccaaGCCTAAAAAGCCCAAGACCTCTTCCAAAAAGTCTTCCTCTGTGCCTGTGACTGATGAACCcacactagccaagaggacaagatctgcagtgaaaaccaaacaatcaaacgtatctgatgatgatgactgga gaatgatgagattggtggatgccttagctgctcagggatggaaggacatggtccttcaaatGGATGGTAGGCTAGCCAGAAATGAGCTGATAGAATTTATGGCCAATGTTGTTGTTAAGGATGGAGTTGTTAGTAGCCTGGTGAAAGGAGTCCAAGTGCAGTTTGATGCAAAAGAACTGGGAGAGATCCTggacataccctctgaagggtttgatgactatacaaggaAAAG caaagttAGGACTCTGGTTCAGGAATATACAACCAAGGATActgaaattgctaggctcaaggctcaTGTGGTGAAAGTGGAAACTGAGAGGGATGGTCTCAAAACTGAGCttgccaaagaaaaggagaagaatgatggaattcttcagaacatgctgaatcttctccaaactcAAACCCAACCCTCCAGTTCCACCAAGCCTTAG